Genomic window (Pseudomonas azadiae):
GGACAAGGCCACCGGCTCCGGCGCCAAAGTGCTGGTGCCCGCCTTCGACAGCAAAGGCCGGCGCAGCGCATTGGTCGAGTTCCCGGGCGGCTACGTCGCGGAAATTCATCAGCTCAACGCGGCAAAATGAAGCGTCGTGCAGGCTGGAGCCTGGCCGTGCTGTGGCCGCTGCTCGCCGGCAGCGTCCACGCCGACGAACAAGCGACACGCCCGGCGATCAAGGCCAACCGTTGGCAGGAAGACTGGTCGGTGCTGCAAAACCCGGCGCTGCGCACGCAACCGGGGGACAGCTTGAAGTACATCCCGTTGTCGAGTGCCGATCCGTTCACCTACCTGTCCCTGGGCGCGACCTTGCGCGAACGCTTCGAGATGAACGATGCCAGTGGTTTCGGCGTGCACGACGTGAAGCGCGATCGCTACCTGATCCAGCGTTTCCAGGTGCATGCCGACCTGCACCTGAACCGCAACTGGCGGGTGTTTACCCAGCTCGAAGACGCGCGCGCCTACGACAAAACCACGATTGGTGGCGCCGACCAGAACCGCGTCGACCTGCGCCTGGCCTTTGCCGAGTACGTCAATGCCTTCAGCAGCGGCACGCTGAAGGCACGGCTCGGGCGCCAGGATTTCGCCTTCGACCTGCAGCGCTTCATCTCATCGCGGGACGGCCCGAATGTGCGGCAATCCTTCGATGCGCTGTGGGCCGACTGGGAGACCTCCAACTGGCGCTTCATCGGCATTGCCAGCCAGCCGGTGCAATATCAGGACGAACGGCATTTCGACGACAAGTCCAACAGCGACGCGCGCTTTCACCTGGTGCGGGTCGAGCGCCTGGTGGGTGGCAAGAACGAACTGTCGGCCTACTACGGCGTGTATGAACGCAGCGCCGCGCACTACCTGGACGCGGACGGCGACGAGACCCGCCATCTGTTCGACGCACGCCTGGGCGGCGCGGCCAGGGGTTTTGACTGGGACATCGAAGCGATGCTGCAAAGGGGTTCGGTGGGCAGCAAGGACATTCGCGCCTGGGCCGGCGGCAGTCGCACCGGCTACACCTTTGACAGCCTGGCCTGGAAGCCGCGCGCGGGCCTGCAACTGGACATCGCCTCGGGTGACCGTAAGGCAGGCGATGGCAGCGTCGGCACGTTCAACCCGCTGTTCCCCAATGGCTACTACTTTTCCCTGGCGGGCTACACCGGCTACAGCAACCTGATTCACGTCAAGCCGTCGATCACCGTCAAGCCGATCGACAGGCTCAGCGTGCAAACCGCCATTGGCCTGCTCTGGCGCCAGACCACCGACGATGCCGTGTACACCCAGCCTAACCTGCCGGTGGCCGGAACGGCGGGCCAGGGTGATCGCTGGACCGGTGCCTACGCACAACTGCGCACCGACTATGTGTTCAGCCCCAACCTCACCGGCGCCGTCGAGGCCGTGCACTACGACGTCGGCCAGACCCTGCGCGATGCCGGTGGTGGTGACAGCGATTACCTGGGGGTCGAGCTTAAATTCAGTTGGTGACCCCAACCAAGCACACCCATACAAGCCCGGCGTACGCTTTACACCAATAGTAACGCTGAGTTTTTTCCCGCTACCAAGGAGTTTTCCATGAGCACATTTGTTGCCAAAGACGGTACCCAGATCTACTTCAAGGACTGGGGCAGCGGTAAGCCCGTACTGTTCAGCCACGGCTGGCCGCTGGATGCCGACATGTGGGAATACCAGATGGAATACCTGAGCAGCCGCGGCTTTCGCACCATTGCGTTCGACCGTCGTGGTTTCGGCCGCTCGGACCAGCCGTGGACCGGTAACGATTACGACACCTTCGCCGACGACATCGCGCAGTTGATCGAACACCTGGACCTCAAGGACGTCACCCTGGTGGGCTTCTCCATGGGCGGCGGCGACGTCGCCCGCTACATCGCACGCCATGGCAGCGCCCGTGTCGCCGGCCTGGTACTGCTGGGCGCGGTGACGCCGCTGTTCGGGCAGAAACCGGATTACCCGCAAGGCGTGCCGACTGAAGTGTTCGAC
Coding sequences:
- a CDS encoding alginate export family protein, translated to MKRRAGWSLAVLWPLLAGSVHADEQATRPAIKANRWQEDWSVLQNPALRTQPGDSLKYIPLSSADPFTYLSLGATLRERFEMNDASGFGVHDVKRDRYLIQRFQVHADLHLNRNWRVFTQLEDARAYDKTTIGGADQNRVDLRLAFAEYVNAFSSGTLKARLGRQDFAFDLQRFISSRDGPNVRQSFDALWADWETSNWRFIGIASQPVQYQDERHFDDKSNSDARFHLVRVERLVGGKNELSAYYGVYERSAAHYLDADGDETRHLFDARLGGAARGFDWDIEAMLQRGSVGSKDIRAWAGGSRTGYTFDSLAWKPRAGLQLDIASGDRKAGDGSVGTFNPLFPNGYYFSLAGYTGYSNLIHVKPSITVKPIDRLSVQTAIGLLWRQTTDDAVYTQPNLPVAGTAGQGDRWTGAYAQLRTDYVFSPNLTGAVEAVHYDVGQTLRDAGGGDSDYLGVELKFSW
- a CDS encoding alpha/beta fold hydrolase; translated protein: MSTFVAKDGTQIYFKDWGSGKPVLFSHGWPLDADMWEYQMEYLSSRGFRTIAFDRRGFGRSDQPWTGNDYDTFADDIAQLIEHLDLKDVTLVGFSMGGGDVARYIARHGSARVAGLVLLGAVTPLFGQKPDYPQGVPTEVFDGIKAGLLKDRAQFIADFNTPFFGINKGQKVSEGVLTQTLQIALLASLKSTVDCVTAFSETDFRPDMATIDVPTLVIHGDGDQVVPFETTGKAAAAAIKGAELKVYKDAPHGFAVTHAQALNEDLLAFLNR